A single genomic interval of Hydractinia symbiolongicarpus strain clone_291-10 chromosome 8, HSymV2.1, whole genome shotgun sequence harbors:
- the LOC130654512 gene encoding two pore channel protein 2-like isoform X1, which translates to MKRPGVQHFACKKLFLHYKGGSMCAAKLIKANEKAFLKSPMASKSKYGSAALRTPTNSSPRLKRLFTSTPSDSESGMDRYDSTAPYASSSNEDILYSTADPSDFEGSLTTSQEDLTTDNKESRGLLQAVVFIEDAIEHRSIHHKVDVKSLYRYRLYHSKPVRWSLRFTISILLGLAFLETPTSLKQSSDPRKGQARKELPCGLTESIELLCLVILTADLLFKFLMVGRKHAKKNPWLIFSAVVLIITYIDWFVSVGLVCEDRWRIRRLLRPFFLIQHSSLMKKTVQSIQQSIPQILSVLFLMCLHLYFFTMLGMVLFTPEDMLYNQTSILDTTSGKRHSIDQLNDSKEGKAYFNDLGAAVMSLIVLLTTANNPDVMMPAYSDSRFYAIYFILFLAVGMYFFMNVLLAVIYNQFKGSFTKSMQSSFLRRRIGVRAAFEVLRGSSFYATPLASPGSCIDVSAAKALLDCVRFSKKSRYMPAMTEYLEALPTASLNSKQFQDLFDIVSADSVKKRYPCRQFQRPVLKQIQAILLHDYFQYFGDFMALVNVFVVTIELATSVNNAFSGHSMLSIFNFCFIFYFAIEQILMMYFIGPKRYFSHKNVWFESGVTWLLVIVEILCIAMYGGPFPYLTKQEIIARSQKYSFMSLYNLLRITNMLIIIRLLRIIPSIKPLSMVASTLVDLMKNMRAFGGIVILIYYVFAILGMMLFEGKSPQPPQNLTAYINEHNTSWCGSYEQLQYYANNFDDFAASLVILWDVMVVNNWFVFLHAYNKTTNSRYTQLYFVMWWLVSVVVCINLFVALVIEAFITQWDKTNLVKKKQHKKRKFAHTEETSRHFRVHEWFRAEYREPSEEEILKDIWSHHYLRRYTLLRPEQTMQD; encoded by the exons ATGAAGAGGCCAGGCGTACAACACTTTGCATGCAAAAAATTGTTTCTACACTATAAAG GTGGATCGATGTGTGCAGCAAAATTAATTAAAGCAAatgaaaaagcatttttaaaatcaccAATGGctagcaaatcaaaatatggcaGTGCAGCCTTAAGGACTCCAACAAACAGTTCACCCAGACTAAAGAGGCTTTTCACTAGTACACCATCTGACAGTGAATCTGGTATGGATCGTTATGACTCAACTGCACCATATGCTAGCTCATCGAATGAAGACATACTATATTCAACTGCTGACCCTAGTGATTTCGAAGGAAGTTTGACTACATCCCAAGAAGATCTAACTACag ataataaggAAAGTCGAGGATTGCTGCAAGCTGTAGTTTTTATTGAAGATGCTATTGAG caTCGCTCAATTCACCACAAAGTTGATGTTAAATCATTATATAGGTACAGGTTGTATCATTCGAAACCAGTAAGATG gtcGCTTCGATTTACAATATCAATCCTATTAGGGCTGGCATTTTTGGAGACACCAACATCTTTAAA ACAATCCTCTGACCCTCGCAAAGGACAAGCTCGGAAAGAATTGCCATGTGGTTTGACAGAGTCCATTGAACTCTTGTGTTTGGTTATTTTAACAGCAGATTTGCTATTTAAG tttttaatggTCGGACGTAAGCATGCGAAAAAGAATCCCTGGTTGATTTTTTCTGCTGTTGTTTTAATCATAACATACATAGATTGGTTTGTATCAGTTGGACTTGTTTGTGAAGAC AGATGGAGAATAAGACGTTTGCTCCgaccattctttttaattcaacACTCCTCCCTGATGAAGAAAACT gttCAAAGTATTCAACAGTCAATACCACAAATTCTTAG TGTGTTGTTCCTGATGTGTTTGCAcctttatttcttcaccatGTTGGGTATGGTACTGTTTACACCAGAGGATATGTTATATAACCAGACATCCATTTTAGATACAACCAGC ggTAAACGTCATTCCATTGATCAACTAAATGATTCAAAAGAAGGAAAAGCATATTTTAATGATTTAGGAGCAGCCGTAATGTCGCTTATAGTTTTGCTGACAACAGCAAATAATCCAGATG TGATGATGCCTGCTTACTCCGACAGCAGATTCTATGCGATATATTTCATCCTCTTTTTGGCAGTTG ggatgtatttttttatgaatgttttgtTGGCTGTTATATACAATCAATTTAAAGGTTCTTTCACG AAATCCATGCAAAGTAGTTTTCTGCGGAGACGAATTGGTGTTCGGGCTGCATTTGAAGTGTTACGTGGAAGCAGTTTTTACGCTACACCACTAGCTTCTCCTGG ATCGTGTATCGATGTTTCAGCAGCGAAAGCTCTGTTAGATTGTGTGCGTTTCTCCAAAAAATCAAGATATATGCCTGCAATGACAGAA TATTTGGAAGCTCTGCCAACGGCATCGTTGAACTCAAAGCAGTTCCAAGATTTATTTGACATCGTGTCCGCGGATTCTGTGAAAAAA cGATATCCTTGTCGTCAATTCCAAAGGCCAGTTCTAAAGCAAATCCAAGCAATCCTTCTGCATgattattttcaatattttgggGATTTCATGGCTTTGGTGAATGTGTTTGTTGTCACT ATTGAGCTAGCAACGTCGGTCAACAATGCTTTTTCTGGTCACTCCATGTTGTCT attttcaatttttgcttCATCTTCTACTTTGCCATAGAACAG atACTAATGATGTATTTCATCGGACCAAAAAGATATTTCTCGCACAAA AATGTTTGGTTTGAAAGTGGTGTGACATGGCTTTTAGTG ATTGTTGAAATTCTTTGCATCGCAATGTATGGTGGACCGTTTCCTTATCTAACCAA GCAAGAAATAATCGCACGTAGTCAGAAATACAGTTTTATGTCATTGTACAATCTACTGCGTATAACGAACATGTTAATTATCATTCGACTACTTCGTATTATACCAAGTATCAAG CCGCTCTCTATGGTTGCAAGCACATTGGTTGACCTTATGAAAAATATGAGGGCTTTTGGTGGTATTGTGATA TTGATATATTACGTGTTCGCCATATTGGGAATGATGTTGTTCGAAGGAAAAAGCCCTCAACCACCACAAAATTTAACTGCATA tattAATGAACATAACACAAGCTGGTGTGGTTCGTATGAACAACTTCAATATTATGCAAACAATTTTGATGACTTCGCA GCTTCACTGGTTATTTTGTGGGATGTTATGGTGGTAAATAACTGGTTTGTTTTTCTACATGCCTACAACAAAACCACTAATAGCAG ATATACGCAGCTGTATTTTGTCATGTGGTGGCTTGTCTCGGTTGTTGTTTGTATTAACCTCTTCGTTGCATTGGTTATCGAG GCTTTTATCACTCAGTGGGATAAAACAAActtagtgaaaaaaaaacagcataaaaaaagaaaattcgcACATACAGAAGAA acAAGCCGTCATTTTCGTGTTCATGAGTGGTTTCGCGCGGAATATCGTGAACCATCTGAGGAGGAGATTTTAAAAGACATTTGGTCGCACCATTATTTGAGACGGTACACATTATTAAGGCCTGAACAGACGATGCAGGATTAG
- the LOC130654512 gene encoding two pore channel protein 2-like isoform X2 yields the protein MCAAKLIKANEKAFLKSPMASKSKYGSAALRTPTNSSPRLKRLFTSTPSDSESGMDRYDSTAPYASSSNEDILYSTADPSDFEGSLTTSQEDLTTDNKESRGLLQAVVFIEDAIEHRSIHHKVDVKSLYRYRLYHSKPVRWSLRFTISILLGLAFLETPTSLKQSSDPRKGQARKELPCGLTESIELLCLVILTADLLFKFLMVGRKHAKKNPWLIFSAVVLIITYIDWFVSVGLVCEDRWRIRRLLRPFFLIQHSSLMKKTVQSIQQSIPQILSVLFLMCLHLYFFTMLGMVLFTPEDMLYNQTSILDTTSGKRHSIDQLNDSKEGKAYFNDLGAAVMSLIVLLTTANNPDVMMPAYSDSRFYAIYFILFLAVGMYFFMNVLLAVIYNQFKGSFTKSMQSSFLRRRIGVRAAFEVLRGSSFYATPLASPGSCIDVSAAKALLDCVRFSKKSRYMPAMTEYLEALPTASLNSKQFQDLFDIVSADSVKKRYPCRQFQRPVLKQIQAILLHDYFQYFGDFMALVNVFVVTIELATSVNNAFSGHSMLSIFNFCFIFYFAIEQILMMYFIGPKRYFSHKNVWFESGVTWLLVIVEILCIAMYGGPFPYLTKQEIIARSQKYSFMSLYNLLRITNMLIIIRLLRIIPSIKPLSMVASTLVDLMKNMRAFGGIVILIYYVFAILGMMLFEGKSPQPPQNLTAYINEHNTSWCGSYEQLQYYANNFDDFAASLVILWDVMVVNNWFVFLHAYNKTTNSRYTQLYFVMWWLVSVVVCINLFVALVIEAFITQWDKTNLVKKKQHKKRKFAHTEETSRHFRVHEWFRAEYREPSEEEILKDIWSHHYLRRYTLLRPEQTMQD from the exons ATGTGTGCAGCAAAATTAATTAAAGCAAatgaaaaagcatttttaaaatcaccAATGGctagcaaatcaaaatatggcaGTGCAGCCTTAAGGACTCCAACAAACAGTTCACCCAGACTAAAGAGGCTTTTCACTAGTACACCATCTGACAGTGAATCTGGTATGGATCGTTATGACTCAACTGCACCATATGCTAGCTCATCGAATGAAGACATACTATATTCAACTGCTGACCCTAGTGATTTCGAAGGAAGTTTGACTACATCCCAAGAAGATCTAACTACag ataataaggAAAGTCGAGGATTGCTGCAAGCTGTAGTTTTTATTGAAGATGCTATTGAG caTCGCTCAATTCACCACAAAGTTGATGTTAAATCATTATATAGGTACAGGTTGTATCATTCGAAACCAGTAAGATG gtcGCTTCGATTTACAATATCAATCCTATTAGGGCTGGCATTTTTGGAGACACCAACATCTTTAAA ACAATCCTCTGACCCTCGCAAAGGACAAGCTCGGAAAGAATTGCCATGTGGTTTGACAGAGTCCATTGAACTCTTGTGTTTGGTTATTTTAACAGCAGATTTGCTATTTAAG tttttaatggTCGGACGTAAGCATGCGAAAAAGAATCCCTGGTTGATTTTTTCTGCTGTTGTTTTAATCATAACATACATAGATTGGTTTGTATCAGTTGGACTTGTTTGTGAAGAC AGATGGAGAATAAGACGTTTGCTCCgaccattctttttaattcaacACTCCTCCCTGATGAAGAAAACT gttCAAAGTATTCAACAGTCAATACCACAAATTCTTAG TGTGTTGTTCCTGATGTGTTTGCAcctttatttcttcaccatGTTGGGTATGGTACTGTTTACACCAGAGGATATGTTATATAACCAGACATCCATTTTAGATACAACCAGC ggTAAACGTCATTCCATTGATCAACTAAATGATTCAAAAGAAGGAAAAGCATATTTTAATGATTTAGGAGCAGCCGTAATGTCGCTTATAGTTTTGCTGACAACAGCAAATAATCCAGATG TGATGATGCCTGCTTACTCCGACAGCAGATTCTATGCGATATATTTCATCCTCTTTTTGGCAGTTG ggatgtatttttttatgaatgttttgtTGGCTGTTATATACAATCAATTTAAAGGTTCTTTCACG AAATCCATGCAAAGTAGTTTTCTGCGGAGACGAATTGGTGTTCGGGCTGCATTTGAAGTGTTACGTGGAAGCAGTTTTTACGCTACACCACTAGCTTCTCCTGG ATCGTGTATCGATGTTTCAGCAGCGAAAGCTCTGTTAGATTGTGTGCGTTTCTCCAAAAAATCAAGATATATGCCTGCAATGACAGAA TATTTGGAAGCTCTGCCAACGGCATCGTTGAACTCAAAGCAGTTCCAAGATTTATTTGACATCGTGTCCGCGGATTCTGTGAAAAAA cGATATCCTTGTCGTCAATTCCAAAGGCCAGTTCTAAAGCAAATCCAAGCAATCCTTCTGCATgattattttcaatattttgggGATTTCATGGCTTTGGTGAATGTGTTTGTTGTCACT ATTGAGCTAGCAACGTCGGTCAACAATGCTTTTTCTGGTCACTCCATGTTGTCT attttcaatttttgcttCATCTTCTACTTTGCCATAGAACAG atACTAATGATGTATTTCATCGGACCAAAAAGATATTTCTCGCACAAA AATGTTTGGTTTGAAAGTGGTGTGACATGGCTTTTAGTG ATTGTTGAAATTCTTTGCATCGCAATGTATGGTGGACCGTTTCCTTATCTAACCAA GCAAGAAATAATCGCACGTAGTCAGAAATACAGTTTTATGTCATTGTACAATCTACTGCGTATAACGAACATGTTAATTATCATTCGACTACTTCGTATTATACCAAGTATCAAG CCGCTCTCTATGGTTGCAAGCACATTGGTTGACCTTATGAAAAATATGAGGGCTTTTGGTGGTATTGTGATA TTGATATATTACGTGTTCGCCATATTGGGAATGATGTTGTTCGAAGGAAAAAGCCCTCAACCACCACAAAATTTAACTGCATA tattAATGAACATAACACAAGCTGGTGTGGTTCGTATGAACAACTTCAATATTATGCAAACAATTTTGATGACTTCGCA GCTTCACTGGTTATTTTGTGGGATGTTATGGTGGTAAATAACTGGTTTGTTTTTCTACATGCCTACAACAAAACCACTAATAGCAG ATATACGCAGCTGTATTTTGTCATGTGGTGGCTTGTCTCGGTTGTTGTTTGTATTAACCTCTTCGTTGCATTGGTTATCGAG GCTTTTATCACTCAGTGGGATAAAACAAActtagtgaaaaaaaaacagcataaaaaaagaaaattcgcACATACAGAAGAA acAAGCCGTCATTTTCGTGTTCATGAGTGGTTTCGCGCGGAATATCGTGAACCATCTGAGGAGGAGATTTTAAAAGACATTTGGTCGCACCATTATTTGAGACGGTACACATTATTAAGGCCTGAACAGACGATGCAGGATTAG